The DNA region ACTGAACCGCACCTTGACGATTCGTCCGTCTTCTTCGCATATTCAACTGGACCTGAGCAACCGTTTTGTGGCGGTATCGGGGTATCATGGAGGGAACGTCGGCCTCGTCAATGTCGGGGCGGACGGGCTTGTCGGCAAGCTGGCCGATGAACGGCAGCACGAAGGGAAAGGAGCCGATCCGTCGAGACAGGACCGGCCGCATCCGCATTCGGTTATCTTCAGCCCGGACAACCGGTTTGCGCTGGTTGCGGATTTGGGACTGGATCTCATCGTAGTGTACGAACTGGACGCCCAGGGCGGGCGGCTGGTCCGCAAGAGTGAAGCGCAGACGCCGCCGGGAGCGGGGCCGCGCCACATGGCTTTCCATCCGAACGGCCGTTTCCTGTATTCCATCAATGAGGTGAATTCTTCGCTCTCCGCTTTTTCGTATGATCCGGAATCGGGCCGGCTGGAACTGCTGGATACGGTGCCGACCCTGCCTGCCGGGTTTACCGCGGAGAACACGACGGCGGAGGTCGCCATTTCCAAGGACGGCCGCTACCTGTACGGCTCGAATCGCGGCCATGACAGCATCGTCCAGTTCGCCATCGACCCGACGAGCGGCAAATTGACTTACGTGGAGCACGTATCCAGCGAAGGCGGACACCCGCGCCATTTTGCGCTGACGCCGGACGGGAAATATTTGGTCGCGGCCAACCGCGATTCCAACAACCTGGCTTTGTTCACGGTGGATGGGGAAACCGGCCGGCTGAAGTTCACCGGCCACACCGCCGAAGTATCCAAGCCGGTATGCGTCAAGCCGGTGTTTTTTTAACCTGTAGGCGGCCAGCGTATAGAACCCCCCGAACGCAGGTCCGGCCCTGCTCGTCACTAGCGAGCAGGGCCGGTTTTGTTATACTGGGACTTGACCTAATAATCAGCGCTTGACAGTTAAGCCGGCAACCGATTGTGCAATGCATGAAGGGCGTTGAAAGCTAGAGAACAGGGAAGGCCAGTGGGTTGGCCGGCAGATCAACAACCGCTGTCCGAATGCTTTGCACGATTATCCCGTTTGATCAGAAAGCAGAGAAGAAGATAGGTTCAGGAGAAGCAGATACATTTGGGAGAATTAAATATGTTTAGGAGAAGCGGACATGTTCGAGATCATTAGAC from Paenibacillus macerans includes:
- a CDS encoding lactonase family protein, whose translation is MSQTQRLLLFVGSYAEAADPGVYVYELDMSSGKMNRLSAVSGLKNPTFVSVDEANGRLYAISETVSEGERIGEAAAFAIDSAKGELSELNRTLTIRPSSSHIQLDLSNRFVAVSGYHGGNVGLVNVGADGLVGKLADERQHEGKGADPSRQDRPHPHSVIFSPDNRFALVADLGLDLIVVYELDAQGGRLVRKSEAQTPPGAGPRHMAFHPNGRFLYSINEVNSSLSAFSYDPESGRLELLDTVPTLPAGFTAENTTAEVAISKDGRYLYGSNRGHDSIVQFAIDPTSGKLTYVEHVSSEGGHPRHFALTPDGKYLVAANRDSNNLALFTVDGETGRLKFTGHTAEVSKPVCVKPVFF